From Anopheles maculipalpis chromosome X, idAnoMacuDA_375_x, whole genome shotgun sequence:
ACTGTCACGACCTGTCAAAACAAGTCCGAAACGAAcggggtatgtgtgtgtgtttcgcgtTTCATTCGAAAATATCCGATTCATTttcgtatttaaatttttcacgTTATACGCCTGTTGGTATGCAATACGCATGAAATGTTTTAGCAGCCAGTCGATTAAACAATGCGCTCGACTAAACAACTTTGCACAGCATGCCCTCGATACTCGTACAGGAGAAGAGATGGCAAATGGCATTTATAATCACCTTTTTTTAAGATAAATAGAATGTTTCCTGTTTCCAAAGCAGCCTAACGCGAAGCTGCTACAGTGACATCAAGTGACATCATACAGAATACGACGGCAACACAGAGCCAGAAGTGCCATATACTTTGCGCATGACAAAGCGAGTAAAAGTCCACTGAATCCACTCTGCCATTGTAATAGCTCTCACGCTAGAGGGGAACCAAATTACTGAGGGGGACCAACGATGAACAGACTAGGGAAACGAACAGAGACTTCTAGCATCTGATGAGGGAATACCATAAGGGCCAGGGGAAAAAGAGAGCTTCAGATTGAGTAGCGCCGTGTGAACAATCGGTACGCAAAATGGCAGTTAAAGGTATAGGCAGACAAAGCGAGAAAAGGGCCAGTTGCTTGAGACACAGTAGTAACTGCAGCAGCCGCAAACAAACGAGCTTAATGTAAGCGAAAAAGGTCACATATTTCGGAGCTCCAAAGGACATATAGGAGGGAATGTGATGAGAATTTCTGTGATTATTCACAAAACGGCAGAAAGAGGAGGGATTGAAGAGATACCACAACAATTTGTTACCACGAACCAGGACCCTTTTTTGAAAACCTACCAGGCATATTACTACAGGGCCTTCTCTATGGATTGGCACGTTCCATACCATTTACCAATTTGGGTTAGGGTTTGTATAAGTATGATTATTGATAAGAGAAGCAACAGTCGAAAATGTTCATCGGGACACTTTTCGTATTCTCATTTGCACAATTTATACAATAAAGAATTTCAACATCGACTACTAGATTGCTTGATAGAGGACTTCATAATTATATCCAGAAGCTCAAACGGGAAGGATGCGCTACTCTATCGTTGCAagatttatgatttgttttacgttaatTATCAACATTCTGGACTATAGCATTATTAGAGTTCGTCACCAGCTACGGACTTTTATCCGAGCATCGTTCGATGCTGTATTTgttggtgcacaacaaggtgctaCGCGGGCtactgctcgacaggatgaatcgggctccttcagtcCGCTCAGTCCTGCTTTGCCCTGTGCGCTAGGGtatctagtgcttggagcatactgatgcaggctatggaagccatcgtcccaaaccacaacctcaacttcccttccctcttttaaactattttaagttaagtagcataagtaagaggattccaatcttacgtttgtttgcaaactacagcATCCAcgttgttggaaacaacaatgatgtgtttgatgaaaatatcctgaAATGTTCTTTGAAAAACTTGTACGTCGTCCCTTTATGCAACCCACTTTACTTttgtaaactagtttttaagctgcttaaaataaacaataaaccaaacaaataaaaaaatatttaaaaaaattagaacaaaTCAATTagatcaaaatttttaaactcgACCAAGGGGTCAGCGAGAGGAGCTAGATAGTGAAGATGCACGAAGCCaagcacagaagaaaaaaagagaaatgtATAAGTCAAAGAGATTTGtataagaattaaaaaaaaacacttttttaaagtatgacggcttgcgccctATTGTCAACatcgcttgtgatgactatgtTATAAAcagaaatttacaaaaatgccacaagacatttcctccctgtcgtttgccttatcccggacaaaacaaaacttatcgCTCTCAAAATAGATTCATATGCACCAAAAGAAGATAAATCCTTGATGCAATCGCGAGGGGACATAAAGATTAACGGATGAGAATAAGTAAATAGCATGAATTGCTTTAAGGAGCATGGGTGCGGCAAGATTATAAGGGCTCCAGATCCAGCAAGTGACAACGTACAGAATACAACGGTAACGCTGAGCCGGATGTGCCAAACACATCGCGCATGCCAAAGTCCTCTGAATTCGCTCCACCATTGCTATAGCTCCCACGCTAGAGGGGGACTAAATTACTCATGCATATTCCAGCGATGAGCAGATtaggaaaaaaacagagaCTTCAAGCACCACATGTCCGCCACACAGTCCGCTTATAGAAAGATCCCCCTCTGAGATAGATGAGGGAATACTATTAGAACCAGACGAAAAAGAGAGCTTCAGATTGAGTAGCGTCGTGTGAACAATCGGTATACTCAAAGGGATGCAATGAAAGTCAAAGGTATTGAACTACGCGAGGCAAGGACCAGTTGCTTGAGACCCAGAAGTAACCTTGCTTTGTGCCTGTGCTAAGAATTTCGAGCTACTCATGTACGAACCTCTTCTCGCTGCTGCCTCGTATTACATCAGCATTGGTCAACATGGATTTGTCCCTAAGCGCTCAACTACCACCAACCTGGTTGAATTCGTTAGCCTCTGCCACAGAACGAATGTCGAATCAAAGCTGCCTTTGACAGCGTGCCACACTCCTTGCTGCTCGCCAAGCTCCAAAAGCTTGGTCTACCCGTTCAGACGCTGGGCTGGATGCGCTCATACCTTGCCGGTCGATCATACTGTGTGAAAGTGGGATTCCATGTGTCGCGACGCAACGCAGCTTTTGTTCATCATCTTTGTCAATGACGTAACTCGTGTGCTTCCTCCAAACAGACACCTACTGTACGCGGACGACGCTAAGCTCTTCCTACCGATTCACTACCGGTCAGACCAACTCCGCCTTCAAGCCACTCTGGGCACGTTCCAGTCCTGGTGTAAACAGACCCCTGTTCGCCCAACGCTTCTGGAGCGTGAAAATGGACTACGCTGCAAGATGTGCGCTGCTACGATGGTTTAGCGCGTCGCTAAACCAGCGAACCTAAAAACGTCCGGAGGCTGTTCATTGCGGGACTCCTGGTCAACCGGATCAACTCATCCCGCCGAGATCGCTCCGCGCAAAATCGATGCTCGTCGTAGAGGATCGCCGTACCCGATTTGGCGCCTCTGATCCGTTTTTATGTATGTGCCGTGATTCCAATGTCGTCTGTGATCGTCACCAACCGGACGATAGTATgcccggaataaggcaaagaataaggagaaaatgccttatcattatgttcACCATAATTTAATCATCACAAGCGGGTGTTGACAATACaccattgtaccgtcataattaattgtaaaaataataaaatattaatcatcGATCTCGTCTTTGTTCCCACAGGGTCGtatgaaacaaaagaaaattcacgTATGTTCAAATAAAGTACtaagaatgataaaaaaatgcatcatctATAACTAGGCttcgtcttctttttctttttatgccttattaaaaaaacacaaaaaattttaattctttatttgatttaattatgttcaacaaactaatttaattatttgtctGGATAGCGATAAGATTTAGTGTAATACGAGGAGAACATACTAGGCTAGGAGCTAGCAAATTTAAGATTCAGGAAATTTGGCATACAATAATTTAGCCACAGAGATGAGGAGGGACGTCTCCCTTCGTATGCAGCTTTAATTAGAAGTTTCAGTGACCACCTCAAGAATCTGTCGCATAATGTCCAGTATCTCTATCTGTATCTGATCTTCCGATATTGTGGAAGTGGATGGATTCTCTTTGCCCTCACCGGCATTGTCATCGAACTGGGGCATAATTTGGAATTCCCACCGCTCTAATTCTGCATCCCTCGCCATCGTTTCGAGGCTAAACACATACGTGATGTTACGTGATGCGTGATGGAAAGGATCCATTATTGCATCTACAAATAATCAGAAAAACAGACCATAAGTGTTTGCCGGCAGGGCAGCTAACACCAGTGggtaaaagtgtgtgtgttgtttaccTTGGATGTAGCTTAGATCCTCGTCGATGAAATGATTGCCTGCATTGCGTGAAACCATAAATGGTACCCCGTTGTAAATCTCCGTTACGAAGTCGCTGCCCGGATGTACGCCCCGTAGAAACAAGATCGAATGGATGCTGTACTCTATTTAAGAACGCAAAACGTAACAAAATCAGCAACATTGTTTccattgtttttctctctgccAAAATACTCACTCATGTACTCGCGTATGTTTGAGGCTGAACCTTTTACCGTGATGAAAAAAACTGGGGGTTCAGCCATTTTGAAgaagattaaattaaagattctagaatttttttgtaaaaatacgGAACAGGCACGGCCAGTTGTGATGGAGCTGTTAAGGCGGATGAATTTTCATACTGTCACGACCTGTCAAAACAAGTCCGAAACGAAcggggtatgtgtgtgtgtttcgcgtTTCATTCGAAAATATCCGATTCATTttcgtatttaaatttttcacgTTATACGCCTGTTGGTATGCAATACGCATGAAATGTTTTAGCAGCCAGTCGATTAAACAATGCGCTCGACTAAACAACTTTGCACAGCATGCCCTCGATACTCGTACAGGAGAAGAGATGGCAAATGGCATTAAtaatcacctttttttttagataaatAGAATGTTTCTTGTTCTCAAAGTAGCCTTAACCGAAGCTGCTATATCTTGCCTAAAACCAGTGCGGCCggcaccaaaaagaaaaaaaaacaaataaagctaAAACGACTGGAAGCTGGAATATCTatatataaaagaaaactagTGTAACGATCAAGCACGAGATGCACCCCAACAAACTCCGAACCGAActtcgttgtcgtcgtcgtagcTTAGCAACAACGAGCAAGCGAGCGAAAGGGGGTACCGCCCTCCAACAAGCACTAGATTGCTTAATTTGAAGATTTtagattttgaagatttgaaaattttcaaaactatatCCAGAATAGGGGAAGGACTCGCTACTCTATCGCTGCAagttttatggtttgttttacgTTAATTATAAActtgtaataaaacaaattcgaCGAATTGTGGACATTAcaacaaatcaaaaatttttaaattcgaaCCAAGTAATGGGTTAGGTAGAGGAGCTAGATAAAGAGGGTGCACGAAGACGAGCATCAGACGAAGATAGTGATAGATAGGGAAAGCAGATCATTCGCCAACCAACAGATGATATCCTTGATGCAATCGCAAGGTTAGGACGAGGACGAAGACGGTGCGTGGGGACATAAAGATTAATGGATAAGAGTTAGGAAAGAGCATCAATGGCATTAAGGAAAAGGGAGACAATAAGGTAAGTTTCGCCATGTGGCATGTGTGGCTCTAAGATTCTAAGAGTTTCAGACCCAGCAAGTGACATCATACAGAATACGACGGCAACACAGAGCCAGAAGTGCCATATACTTTGCGCATGACAAAGCGAGTAAAAGTCCACTGAATCCACTCTGCCATTGTAATAGCTCTCACGCTAGAGGGGAACCAAATTACTGAGGGGGATCAACGACGAGCAGACAAGGGAAACGAACAGAGACTTCTAGCATCTGATGAGGGAATACCATAAGGGCCAGGGGGAAAAGAGAGCTTCAGATTGAGTAGCGCCGTGTAAACAATCGGTACGCAATGACAGTTAAAGGTATAGGCGGACAAAGCGAGAAAAGTGCCAGTTGCTTTAGACACAGTAGTAACTGCAGCAGCCGCAAACGTCCTCcgggcgtcctccgtcagcatagtccaagactcgtacccgtagaggactaccagacatatcaaggtgcggtaaatcgtgcatttcgtgtgttgttggagtcttctggatcgcaggagtttgtggagtctgtagtaggcacgattctccTGAACAATgggccttcggatttcgctgcctacgttgttatccgaagttacgatcgtaccaaggtagcaaaactcctctaccacctcgaatatcgtcgtcgccgtcaactgatactctgcttccgagtcgggctctatcacggttagagcctccggcaagcaggtattttgccTTCGTCGCATTCTCAATCCCCTGCAGGGTGtccaatccaattctattggcctcacgtttcagtcgggtgtacgcctcgcacaccgccacagTTGTCATCTGCGAAGCCaaggtgagattcgaacgattccgacagcatgctcgaaactctcaccttgcacggCCGTACAAGCTTCccgggaatccgtactgctgcaggGTGTttcatagttcggtccgatctatggtatcgtaggccgccttgaagtcaatgagcAGGTGGTGTGTAGGGATCTGGTgatcccggcatttttggaggatctgccgtagagtgaagatttgatcGGTTGttgatttgcctccaacaaatccagcttggtagcttctgacgaaatctgtagcaaggggctccagtctgcagaagagtattcggaacaggatcttataggcagcattcaggactgtgatggcccggaagttagcacagtccatcctgtcgccctttttgtacaccgggtgtacgacacccagtttccattcaCCCGGTAGTTCTttctgatcccaaatcttaacaatcagccgatgcatgatggcggaaatcctctccggacccatcttgaacagtacggccaccagcccatcgctgccagctgatttgttgcatttcagctgtttgatggcactgatgacttcgtccagggatggcgggggtacctcgtcatcgtcatgctggaTGTCGTAGTTCTGCAttcctctgcttcctgcgcctagttcggtgtctcctgcatctgctccgttaaggtgtctgtcgaagtagcacttccacctgttgatcacctctcgctcgtccgaCAGGATATATCCTTCCTCGTTGCGGCACATAGGAATCATGGGAGTAAAACCGCCCCGTGCCGCATTCAACATCCTATAGAACTTGCGAGTTTCCCCCGACTGGGATAATTGCTGCATCAGTTGCTCGTCCGACTCTTCGAAACTCCGCTTCTTATCCTGGTAGAGCCGGATCTGCTGCCTCCTCAGTCGTCTGTAGTGTTCCACGTTCTGCCGGGTCTCGCGCTGGAGCATGCCGGTACGCGCTgcgttcttctcggatagtgctcgcctgcacccatcatcaaaccattccttcctctggtTACGTGTCACGGGGCCAATTGTTCGATCGGCTGTGTTGTTGATAGCTTGCTTCACCATACGCCAGTGGTCATTGAGGGACATCATCTCGGTGTTGGTGTCCTCCGGCAGCGCTTCCCCAAGCGCATTTGCGAAGTCCCTTGCCAC
This genomic window contains:
- the LOC126563546 gene encoding uncharacterized protein LOC126563546, encoding MAEPPVFFITVKGSASNIREYMKYSIHSILFLRGVHPGSDFVTEIYNGVPFMVSRNAGNHFIDEDLSYIQDAIMDPFHHASRNITYVFSLETMARDAELERWEFQIMPQFDDNAGEGKENPSTSTISEDQIQIEILDIMRQILEVVTETSN